From the genome of Borrelia hermsii DAH, one region includes:
- a CDS encoding P12 family lipoprotein, producing the protein MKKSILTVCMFILLCLLSCDIDALNDLLSKAREKFLEENKNIEGSDHKQEGKEEQVDVVKNMEEGVRQVVQGDPVAPVDDAIPAFQYPQQETIEIEEKDLIPSTKEEKEAQEEIEKVKSVLEDSKFDQLIENSRKLQSESKQLESDFYRIFSELQTKLQEQRSLPKINSQTDRAKIQELIKLQNRFNEKRTQIDMLMTQVDAGFNERSSAKYFFEEAEKTLKEAITERLKNALRSSFRRVANYLSGQLSREARRYAENSLSLLESSSGKIGEAMGIRKDIEELIKEAKSYLSSLVR; encoded by the coding sequence ATGAAAAAAAGTATTTTAACAGTATGTATGTTCATATTATTGTGTTTGTTATCATGTGATATAGATGCCCTTAATGATTTGCTAAGCAAAGCAAGGGAAAAATTTTTAGAAGAAAATAAAAATATAGAAGGTTCAGACCATAAACAGGAAGGTAAAGAAGAGCAAGTAGATGTTGTTAAAAATATGGAAGAAGGAGTACGTCAAGTAGTTCAGGGCGATCCTGTAGCACCTGTTGATGATGCTATTCCGGCATTTCAATATCCTCAACAAGAAACTATAGAAATAGAAGAAAAAGATTTAATTCCAAGCACTAAAGAAGAAAAGGAAGCACAAGAAGAAATTGAAAAGGTAAAAAGTGTCCTTGAAGATTCCAAATTTGATCAATTAATTGAGAACTCACGCAAGCTTCAATCAGAGTCTAAGCAATTGGAATCCGATTTTTATAGAATATTCTCAGAACTTCAGACGAAACTTCAAGAGCAAAGGTCTCTTCCTAAAATCAATAGTCAAACAGATAGAGCAAAGATACAAGAACTAATTAAGTTGCAAAATAGGTTCAATGAAAAAAGGACTCAGATCGATATGTTGATGACCCAAGTTGATGCAGGCTTTAATGAAAGAAGTTCCGCAAAATACTTTTTTGAAGAAGCTGAAAAAACTTTAAAAGAAGCCATTACTGAAAGATTAAAAAATGCATTACGGTCCTCTTTCAGAAGAGTAGCTAATTATTTATCAGGACAATTATCCAGAGAAGCACGACGATATGCAGAAAATTCTTTAAGTTTATTAGAATCTTCTTCTGGGAAAATAGGAGAAGCAATGGGAATAAGGAAAGATATAGAGGAACTCATTAAAGAAGCTAAATCTTATCTATCAAGTCTTGTAAGATAG
- the thyX gene encoding FAD-dependent thymidylate synthase, with amino-acid sequence MNTEIEKEGLLNQEYKVLDKGFIKLIDYMGSDARIVQAARISYRSESIKREDNELIDYLIRNEHTSPFEQVVFAFHVKAPIFIARQWMRHRTARMNEVSGSYSLMREEFYVPLEEDMKIQNIENSQGEDEGITYNFTKDIISNLKEIQSSCYELYQNMIDYNVSKEVSRIVLPLSLYTEWYWQIDLNNLFHFIKLRLALNESKEVREHSSKEMREYAKILLDIIEKIVPIATKSFKNHILKGCRLSYEEIVAISGVLDTSKLKLSDKALKRLQDKLNIV; translated from the coding sequence TTGAATACTGAGATCGAAAAAGAGGGCTTGTTAAATCAGGAATATAAGGTTTTGGATAAAGGCTTTATAAAGCTTATTGACTATATGGGTAGTGACGCAAGAATAGTTCAAGCAGCAAGGATTTCATATCGAAGTGAGAGCATTAAGAGGGAAGATAATGAGCTTATCGATTATTTAATCAGAAATGAACATACAAGTCCATTTGAACAAGTAGTGTTTGCATTTCATGTTAAGGCTCCCATATTTATTGCAAGACAATGGATGAGACATAGAACAGCAAGGATGAATGAAGTTTCTGGTTCTTATAGTTTGATGAGGGAAGAGTTCTATGTGCCTTTAGAAGAAGACATGAAAATTCAAAATATTGAGAATAGTCAAGGTGAGGATGAAGGAATTACATATAACTTTACAAAGGATATAATAAGTAATTTAAAGGAAATTCAAAGTTCTTGTTACGAGCTATATCAAAATATGATAGATTATAATGTTTCAAAGGAAGTCTCTAGAATAGTTTTGCCCTTAAGTTTATATACCGAATGGTATTGGCAGATTGATTTAAATAATCTTTTTCATTTTATAAAATTAAGATTAGCTTTAAATGAGTCAAAAGAGGTTAGAGAACATTCATCAAAGGAAATGCGCGAATATGCCAAGATATTGCTTGATATTATTGAAAAGATTGTGCCTATTGCTACTAAAAGTTTCAAAAATCATATCTTAAAAGGGTGTAGATTATCTTATGAAGAGATAGTTGCAATTTCTGGAGTTTTGGATACCAGTAAACTAAAATTAAGTGATAAGGCATTAAAGAGGCTACAAGATAAACTTAATATTGTATAA